The Symphalangus syndactylus isolate Jambi chromosome 8, NHGRI_mSymSyn1-v2.1_pri, whole genome shotgun sequence genome includes a window with the following:
- the LOC129487453 gene encoding voltage-dependent anion-selective channel protein 3-like isoform X1 produces MCKTPTYCDLGKAAEDVFNKGYGFGMVKTDLKTKSCSAVEFSTSDHAYTDRGKASGNLEPECKFCIYGLTFTQKRNTDNTLGTETSLENKLAEGLKLSLDTILVPNTGKKSGELKASYKWDCFSVGSNVDIDFSGPSIYSWAVLVFEGWLAGYQMSFDTAKSKLSQNNFALGYEAADLQLHTHVNDGTEFGGSIYQKVNEIEMSINLAWTAGSKNTRFGIAAKYKLDCRTSLSAKVNNASLIGLGCTQTLRPRVKLTLYQL; encoded by the coding sequence ATGTGTAAGACGCCAACTTACTGTGACCTGGGAAAGGCTGCTGAGGATGTCTTCAACAAAGGATATGGCTTTGGCATGGTGAAGACAGACCTGAAAACCAAGTCttgtagtgcagtggagttttCTACATCTGATCATGCTTACACTGATAGAGGGAAAGCATCAGGCAACCTAGAACCCGAATGTAAGTTCTGCATCTATGGACTTACCTTCACTCAAAAACGGAACACAGACAATACTCTTGGGACAGAAACCTCTTTGGAGAATAAGTTGGCTGAAGGGTTGAAACTGAGTCTTGATACCATCTTGGTACCGAACACAGGAAAGAAGAGTGGGGAATTGAAGGCCTcctataaatgggattgttttagTGTTGGCAGTAATGTTGATATAGATTTTTCTGGACCAAGCATCTATAGCTGGGCTGTGTTGGTCTTTGAAGGGTGGCTTGCCGGCTATCAGATGAGTTTTGACACAGCCAAATCCAAATTGTCACAGAATAATTTCGCCCTGGGTTACGAGGCTGCAGACTTACAGCTGCACACACATGTGAACGATGGCACTGAATTTGGAGGTTCTATCTACCAGAAGGTTAATGAGATTGAAATGTCAATAAACCTTGCTTGGACGGCTGGGAGTAAGAACACCCGTTTTGGCATTGCTGCTAAGTACAAGCTGGATTGTAGAACTTCTCTCTCTGCTAAAGTAAATAATGCCAGCCTGATTGGACTGGGTTGTACTCAGACCCTTCGACCCAGAGTCAAGTTGACCCTTTATCAGCTTTAA
- the LOC129487453 gene encoding voltage-dependent anion-selective channel protein 3-like isoform X2: protein MCKTPTYCDLGKAAEDVFNKGYGFGMVKTDLKTKSCSAVEFSTSDHAYTDRGKASGNLEPECKFCIYGLTFTQKRNTDNTLGTETSLENKLAEGLKLSLDTILVPNTGKKSGELKASYKWDCFSVGSNVDIDFSGPSIYSWAVLVFEGWLAGYQMSFDTAKSKLSQNNFALGYEAADLQLHTHVNDGTEFGGSIYQKLDCRTSLSAKVNNASLIGLGCTQTLRPRVKLTLYQL from the exons ATGTGTAAGACGCCAACTTACTGTGACCTGGGAAAGGCTGCTGAGGATGTCTTCAACAAAGGATATGGCTTTGGCATGGTGAAGACAGACCTGAAAACCAAGTCttgtagtgcagtggagttttCTACATCTGATCATGCTTACACTGATAGAGGGAAAGCATCAGGCAACCTAGAACCCGAATGTAAGTTCTGCATCTATGGACTTACCTTCACTCAAAAACGGAACACAGACAATACTCTTGGGACAGAAACCTCTTTGGAGAATAAGTTGGCTGAAGGGTTGAAACTGAGTCTTGATACCATCTTGGTACCGAACACAGGAAAGAAGAGTGGGGAATTGAAGGCCTcctataaatgggattgttttagTGTTGGCAGTAATGTTGATATAGATTTTTCTGGACCAAGCATCTATAGCTGGGCTGTGTTGGTCTTTGAAGGGTGGCTTGCCGGCTATCAGATGAGTTTTGACACAGCCAAATCCAAATTGTCACAGAATAATTTCGCCCTGGGTTACGAGGCTGCAGACTTACAGCTGCACACACATGTGAACGATGGCACTGAATTTGGAGGTTCTATCTACCAGAAG CTGGATTGTAGAACTTCTCTCTCTGCTAAAGTAAATAATGCCAGCCTGATTGGACTGGGTTGTACTCAGACCCTTCGACCCAGAGTCAAGTTGACCCTTTATCAGCTTTAA